The region gcatatatccAAAATATGGAgtgaaacaaaaaattggcatataataaattaataaaaagaatactcacatgtaaaaatatgacaaaaaaggatgaaaaaataaataaatgttaaAGCGTAtgaatattcatattatttacaaaaaaaaatatttttttttataattttagaCAGAATATATGGCTAGCTACTAGCTATTttgcatataaaatattttatttctagcCATTTgcatatgaaatattttatttctagcTATTTTCACATTAATTGTCATTATAGTTGTAACTAAAATCCCTAAATAGCGCATTTTGGGGATGAAAATCAAAAGAGTGTGAGTCAAACTTGTCTGAGTGTCTAAGAGacatacataaaaattcgTCATCAAAATATCTTAAATCGGTTatgttaaataaaacagGTTTAAATGGAggtgatatttttttagaacTAACATCACCCCAattaatgtttttaaagaaagggtgtttttttatttcttctgCATCCGTTATACCTGATCCTAACCTTTTTCGtggatttttttgtaataatttttttaataaatcacCAATTTCTGGTGATAATTTATtagaaatttttatttttttatatttaatattttcaaataagaCATCTCTAGATTTTCCATTAAATGGTAATTTCCCATTCACCATTTCATATAACATTACACCTAAGCTCCACCAATCTGCGGATTTACCATGTCCCGTTTGTTGTATAATTTCAGGAGATAAATATTCCGGAGTTCCACATAATGATTTTGCTGAATTGTTATCACTAATACATTCCTTTGATAATCCAAAATCAGTTAATCTAATATGACCATATTTATCCAATAGAACATTTTCAGGTTTTAAAtctctatatataatacttaatttatgtaaatattgTAAAGCTATAATAATTTCCGAGACATAAAATCTAGCTATTTCTTCTgtaaatttgtttaattttgataaatgaaaaaataattctccACCCGGACAATATtctaatataaaatataatttttttgaggTTTGAAAAgtataatacattttaacTATAAATGGGTGAGAAACAgattttaatatacttttttcaaCTTTTGTATGCTCTAATTGATTTTgtgatattatattttcttttcttaatattttcatagcATACAATTTATTGGTTCGTAGATGTTTAACTAATAATACTTTTCCATAGGAACCTTTTCCAAtaacttttaaaaaattaaaacaatcTGGTTTTAAccgtcttttttttttatttgataatgGAATAAATTTACTTgatcgttttttttttgatttttcatGCATATCATGGATATATAGATTATCACAATTTAAAGGTTGAACatgaatattattactattcatatttaagttataatttttcaaattgtCTTTGTTGCACATATCATTTTTGAGGTTCTGAATGAAATCATTTCTGtttgaaagaaaaaaaaaaaaagtaatagtgatattttataaaagtaGACACGAATATTTGTAAAGCTAGATAGGCATATGACTAACCTGCATTGCATAAGCATGTCATCTTGTGGATCTATTTGTgatattcttttttgtttagGTGCGGATGTTTTAGactgtatattatttaaaacccgttttttttcaacaatttttttattttttttgatatggATGTTTTTATCTTTGTTTGAAATggatttattatatattagcTTATTTCTACTAAATGTATCTTTATCAACATTTATTGGtttgtcttttttaatttgcaTTTTACATGTATGTTTTGTGCTAGCATTTTTTtgcaaatttttatttaatttatttttagaacTATTTATCTCTTTATTTGATGAAGGtatcacatttttttcactagTTTTATTGTGTATATGACTGGTATGTTTTGGAGTTGGCATAATGATTTCCAtgtttcttttcttttttcgtTTTAAAAGATGTGCTTTAATGatacctttttttttatgatcctcatttccaattttatgtaatttGGTTCGATCACCAtgactattttttttaattaatgaGAAAGATTTTCTACCTTTTTGAGGTTCTTTAAAAATTCCACTAGGTAGTTTGTTTATCTTATTTACTGTTTTATCTGCATTTATATTGGTACTATCTTTATTACTATCTTTATTGACTGTAAATTTATTCCATATGCTGCTACTTTTCTTCAATCCCTTTTCAGATTGAAATGGGGTATCTTTTGTACTTTCGGGAgagtttattttattatagcCTTTAGAAACTTCgatattatcttttttatttttttttctggcttttgaaattatgaaattaaaatagCTTTtaagattttttttttgtataagtATTTCATCGGATCCGTCTGAAGCCGGAATATTTTTCTGTTTATATTTGtctgaaaaatatttaaaaattttaaggCGGTTCATTATGATTATCTTTAAAGAATGTTTTATTGGGTTTCAGAAAAGTCAGCCACATGCATAAGCGTGTGTGTATGtgtatgtgtatatatgataGATAACATTTCTATATGcatgttaatatatatgtagacAATATTATGCTACTTGTAAATTgtacaaaattaaataaattaaaaaattattcattAATTAGTTTAAGGATGGTGTTTTTCTCTccttttgtttatatttattaaaaacaaaaatgcaGGAGAAAAAATCAGTTTTTTAagaatgaatataaaaaaatagtaaactAATTTAgctttaaaataaaaagagtTGTGTAAATGCTTTATGAgcaatttttgtaaaataataatacgaTTTTGATGTTTATAtggtttatatttatttatataaatatttaaagaccgaaaagaattaaataaactAAATATGTCTTTTATacaactttttaaaatatgcttataaatgtttaaaaaaatatatttacataaatagccaattattatgtaaattataaaatttattttactcGATAATGGCATGTAAAATGTGTCAGGTTGTGCCGgtgtatatataagcaaataattaaatatgtgtaaatatgtataaatatgtgtaaatatgcataaatatgtataaatatgtgtaaatatgtataaatatgtgtaaatatgcataaatatgtataaatatatgtaaatataaatatgcatatttatttattttattgcaTGATGGTTGTGCATTTTTCCGTCTTATGCTGAAATTTTTATGCTTGTAAATGTTTCAACATATGGGCCTTTAATTAATCACAATTTATATtagacaaaaaattataaattaaatttggaaagtatatatatataccaaAACAAAATGTAGAACGAGGCTTATTTAAAATGGAgtaacatatattatttattttacacccgtagacaattttttacattttttacattttttatggatATGCTTTATTTATGTGTGTGTTTTATACAAccattatgtatataatttaaaaataagagagtttcactttttttttgtataaataagtttgaaaatttatgggcttatttttgtaaaataaaaaatatattataaacataatttatattaagaAATGTgtgattaaaaaaataagaggAAAGAATATCCATTAATTATTAAGACCAAATATTCTTAAAACCTTAGTTACtgacaaaatgaaaatgtgTATAGTTCGACTGGCGTGtaattttacataatttacATAGTTAGATATTAAATATGGTGGtgatattttgaaaaataaacaaacaaaatataaataataactttcaaatatatacatattaaagatgtttaatatgttttacatttttagaatttattttttttttataacttaaCAGTTCTGTCTCATTTATTTGTAGAACGGGTTgggaattattaaaaaaaaaaaaataatactacctatccatatatattgtaactatattataaaggtatacatatattatattattttaatttagtttactttattttgttttcggtttattattttgcatattttctttgcttatttttgtttagtaatgttttatttttattttttaatacatgAATAAATTAGTCACAAACGGGGATAGTTTTTGAATGGTAAGGGCTGGGAAATTGAAATTAATTATGTTTgctaaaaattattattttttttgaaaaaatataaataaattacaaaaaaggaaagcaaataaaataataattattatacagTTTAACAAGCATAAGTTTGTAcaaaaatggaataaaaataatatctgaatatgtaaaaatgtgAGTATGTAAAAAGAGagaaaaatggaaaacAAAGTAGGagatcataatttttacttaATTAAAGATTTAAAgccatttttaaataatatttctttaaaatgtttaattTTAAGATATATAGATGACCCACCtgatcatataaataatgtaataaaatatcattaCCATGTAGCAGACAACAGTGGATCAGTCATTTTATGTATTACtcaaaattttatacaagaagaattagtaaaaaataatatcgaCCTATTAAATGACAATATCGAAGATTCAGTAGAATTATATGGTACCAAAGAATTTGATACATTTGAAAATCCGAATGTAGTAACTGACCAAATGCAATATAATCaacatacaaataaaaaaccaaacaatttaaaaacaatgaaatatttctttCGGGTTGGTGATATCCTTAAAATTACCGGAGCTGTAACCACCTGGTCGATGGGGAAAATGGtactgaaaaaaaaatttgaaaaaaataagaaaaatgaaaaaagtgAGACCGCAATTGTCTTAGCGGTTTGCCATATTACTGCCTATGCACAATCTGATGCTAAATAGGATACCTATTTATATGgtttgctttttttttctttattaggTGATAATGCCAAATACAAGATCAAAGAAAAACAACCCACAAGAAATTCGAGGGTCAATTGAAAGACTTGGATTTTTtgttatgaatataaatgaagaaCCAAATGTAAGTAATTTGATAACTTCAACGACggagaaaaaatatcaagACAATCGTcaatcaaataatataaattgtaataatgttacaaataaaaatttgggAGATAAAATTGTACATAACcctcatattttaaaacaaaataaggATAGTAAATATGACATACTTCCTTTATTTGATAATGGCAATAtgctataaatattttgcaACAGTTTAAGTGTGAGTTTTAGgatagaataaaaaaataaagaaaaataggAATGGCCTATTGCGAACATATATGAAGTACAAAAGTTGTCATATTGAGACAAACAGTTTTTAGGGTAATAATAGAATTATGGCAGTATACCAtaattgatttttttttttttagtataaataaaagttatatgttatttttagcATATTCATAGGGTAATAGCTAAAATagagttttaaaaaaaatgataaatacgTGTGTAAACATGTGAgattttcaaatttataagTCTAAAAAAAGTTTACTATTCATTGGGTTTGTTACTAAAGaataatcataataatataaatatggatcatcattatttaagGTTGTAGTATATCCTATAGGGGCTTGACATTCACTACATAAAATTCGATATTGTAGTTCTATTCCATTTTCTCTTTTAAttgcaatttttttattttgtgttTTATGAAACtgtttattaataaatttgagTGTTGGGTAGATTATAGAATTGTCGATTTTTCTTGTAGgcaatttatttatatttatttcactaattaaacaattatttccacataaaaaacaaaaataaacaataaattCTGTTTCATGTTTATTAATTGAACTATCTTTTGatgtataatttaaaattttaaactttttttgtttggaattatcattttgtgCCTCTTGCTCGTTCTGAGCTTTTCTCTTAATATCAAGAAGGcttatttcattttgttccATTTTATGAAATTTCAAATGGATTCTTCAGTTTCTTTACCTTTTCCTTTTCCCTTTGCCTTTACATTTTCGCCATTCGTTTTgttaatgttttttttgctttgGTTTGCTTTGTtttgcttattttttttttttgcaattttttgttcataGCCAACTTTGAAAACTGTTGATTGTTTTCCAAAATTTTGAAAGtcgaattattttataatgtaatatttttatctaagTTTAATAACATGTGctaatatatttgcaaTCACAAAGAAAATGAGCCATCCATAGTGCatgtaataatatgcatataatgtATATGCGTTggcataatatttttatatggatATTACATTTTACATATGGAGGCATAAAACTTTATTAATGGGTTTATTTTAGATGATTTAAAAGACATTGtgaatgtaaaataaaatatttatagataatttagtaaatataaaatgccAATTCGATttaaagatgaaaaaaaatatgatatttattttgattatgGATATGTGAtggatattatataaattattaagtATTGGAACTAAAATAGAATTATAATCGTAGGAATATTATAAAGTTgtagttttatatatatgtttttggatatatttatttatacttttttgtTGTTTCATTGTGTGAggtaatatatacatgggtataataatttgatgCCATGTTTTTATACTTGCCTCTTGAACGAAATGCATGAACAGACAATAAACAGCGtgaaaggaaaaaaaacaaatttgaaaaatgaaaggaatgtaataaaagatatattattaattacaGTCGTAGGAATAATAGTaagaatattttgtatagtatatacaataatatgTAGTAgacttataaataattataagttTAATTTGGATTTATTATGTTATGGAAATGAAGGAAGTTTATgggaatatattaaatatttttcatattggGATggagaatattttttaaaattatcacTTAATGAAAcagaatataaatatgagcATAATCATGCTTTCTTTCCAGCATTACCCATACTATTaagaattataaaaaaactattaaaacaaatatttacaaatattacAAACTCTTGCTCAacttatgtttttttagcTATCGttacaaatttattttttttcactattGCTACTATtggtatttatttattcccattaatttattttcaaaatgtaGAAAGAAAGGAAGGAGAGCAAGATggcaatataaaaaaggttGAGGAAAAACCTGATGACAATTCATTACATGGCACACTAAATAAAGACAATTGCTATTACTTATACCATATAGATAGCTGGGAAGAGTGTAAACgatttagtttttttttgtctttattatacatatttagtGTTGGGAATATACACACAATCTCTTTTTATAATGAAAGTATTTTTAGTTGTTTTTCAATATGGGggtttaattttttaaaattatcaataaataattataagttcaattttatttttgaaatattagcagtaatgtttttttttatagcttCTTGTTTTAGATCAAATGgcatactatttttaataccactttttttttataatttatatttatgtaaatttGTTAGACATTGTGTTAAGCCATGGATAGTGAATGTAGAAGACtgtcataataataaagaactTGTGtgtgatgaaaataaaatattttcttattttttcagCCAAAGAAGAATTATatcctttttaatattttggtTAAAAGCATTATGTGAAgcattaattataatattcccacttttaatttttcagttttattcatatcatttatattgtatAAAACATGATGATTTAtggataaataaaaataaaaaattttatttttttttgataaatttttttaaaaatccaatctcatattttaatataggaagttataataatatacaaaaaataaatagacCATGGTGTGAAAAAGTTATACCTTTTTCTTATAGTTATATACAGAAAAATTATTGGaatgtaaaatttttaaaatttttatttgacccagattttaaaatattttattcagcacctatatattttatatcatatcATAGTAtaattcaattttttaaaaataataaattttaccTTCTCAAAATATCGGTTTTATATAacccattttttatgaccATAGcacatttgttttttttgacAACTTACATATTCTTATTTGCCCACAACGAGGTTAGTGATGTGTTACATAATATGAGCTAGCTTATTTATCATGCTCAcgacatatatatagactAGATTAATATTTGCATAATATTTcctatttatgttttttttttcttttaccTTTTTGCAGATTATATTGCGATTAATTTTAGGCTGTCCCGTTTTTTACTTgcattatgcatatttattaaaatattctaaTAAATggaattttcttttattcattaatttattatatttttttgtgggGCCACCATTATTTGGAACATTTATAGCTTGGACATAggatatattaaaagtttgaaaacatatttattattaggGGAAAGGCACtataaaataagaatatatttcaaGTATTCtcacatatgtatatatgtatttcttaaaattgttcaagttaataatcataaaaaattataaatgaatatttacACAAAGTTATATAACAGtgaaaaaattcaaaaaaaatgaataacgATAAAAATTACAAGATTGAGAAATCACATTCATAGGACGTGATATACACATGTGTATATTGTATCCCTTAtataatcaaataaatttcaattagctatttttttttcaccatttttttatttcaactttttttttattttagctAGTTTTGCTTTAGCTAGTTTCAAAATTGTGATAGGCCCTtgaataatttgtttatataaaaaacattatattttttgttttttatgtttgaaaaagttataaataatgattttttattatgattgaatgaataatttaaaaaagtcAAATGGggttagtttttttttcttcatataAGTTGGCTTTATCAAACATTCCGCCGAAAGTAATTTGGTCTTTCTTTCTTGcttcttttaatttggCTATACATAGCTCATAACTATTTCTAATATCTAAGTTTTTAGGATTTAATGATGCAgctttatataaatttaatttggCTTCTTCTAAAAATCCAAAATTCATATTTGCAACTCCTAATTTGTATAAACCtttaacattatttttgtccAATTTAAGAACTTTCGATGCATGTTCAATAGCGTTTGGGtaatctttatttttgttataacAAGtagataaatttaaattacatataatttgaatattttgttttttttctaataattCATCTTCCCATTCATCTGTGTGCATGAAATAGTCAAGAgcttctttatattttgcaatagcttcatttatttcattttttttaaaaaattcatttccttcatcttttaattcaaatgctgcttgtattttttcttcatctgtataatcataaatattttttttggctTCTTTAAAACTTAATAATTcaatttcaaaaattaaaacacTATTCCCTGGAATAGTTTCTCCACATCCTTCTTTTCCATATCCATATTTACTATCTAAACGAACCgaacatttttcattttttttcatcgaAGCTACACATATATCCCATCCTTTAATAACTTCACCATTTCCTAAATGAAATTTAAATGGGACATCTCTTTGACGTGATGAATCAAAAATTGAACCATCACTTTCTAATTTTCCTACATAATGTACTGTAACttcatttccttttttgggtatattttcttctccTTCATCTCCTTTTCGtaatattgttttaattaCTCCTCCATCGTCTGTTAAATGAATTTGTTCAAGATTTTCTTggttttccatttttaatatactttataaattatatgctATATGAGGTATGTACTTatcacatatattatttatagtaTCGTATGACTgtttcaaaattttgataatatatataacgaaaataatataaatatacttttgtaatattttaaatgaaaataattttgggAGTGGAATCgtgaaaaatgttaaaaaaaattgaaaatattaatagaaataattctttagaatatatagaagcctttatataaaatatttttgtaaaaaaaaaaaaataatatatgcaaaaatgtgaattttgtacaatattaaataagagaaaaaatatcGGGGATTATAGAATTGTTGTATCAGTAAGTGgaacacatatatatttatttataaacctatttattaataaaaagtgaGGCTTTATATGGCTGAAgagttatattattataagaaTAAATCGAATAGATAATGTTATAGGACGTAAAATAGAGGACGtcgaaaattataaaataaaaaaatatcttaTATTGAGGgaatgtatttatatacaaaaaatggttgaaatatttgaaaatgttCGTCGCAAAATTATACATGCatacatgtatataatttggtTTTGTaggattttatttttttttaaatgaatatttacACTATTATTActcaattattatttcatttgaaaaataaagtgaagaaaaatgtatttaaattgttCAAAATAAACCCTGAAGGGTgatgataattttattaggGTGTATaagtgtaaaaatatatgtaagcTTATGATACATATTCTTATAAATCAGCATATATTTAAgcatgaaatatataatatgttttaaataaaattgatgaaaattatttacctGCATTTAAGTAAgtgtaattttatattttcaaaccatatgtttttatttagtatttttttttgcggCACTATTGTAAGAATATGTCATTGTGAAGGAATAAGTTATGGAATAAATGTGTTTGTTTATTGTATGATTGATACTATTGTGTTGTATCACTGCTTTtagcatttatttttctttaatatattgACAAAATAATGTTCCTTACATgttcataaataaattttaaaacatgCACAATTTAGCCAATATTAcatgaaaaattatgactggtcataaaaaataagacactataataatttttgtagttaaacaaataaaaataaaatgagaattaaaaaatacaataaaacaAGCATTAATATATTGGTACATAAAACGCAgtattatatgaaatttGGTttgaaaaacataaattttaacaGACTATTTTTAACCTTAATGTTCATACTGTTAATAAAAGggatacatatatttataatataacaaGATAAATGGGGTGTTAAATGATTTAAGACCTTTTGTTGGGTATTGACAATAAGTGTGTATTTATTAAAGGAATAAACATATGTAGGAATGTGgataatatgtattaacTGCTTAGTGGATTATAAGGCAAAAAATGAGGTTTTTCCCTAGTATGGgcaaataaatttgtttggttaattatattttattttttgacattaatttatcataaattattgaatatgatttaaagagattacaaaaaaagtgtataaaataatatttaatgttGCATATGTTTAagtcatttttaattatgtaGTAAGTTATTGAGAAAGGAAAGAcaatcatatatatgtgaatatattaaaaatggtttaaaaaaggaataaatttttttttatattttccttctaccttaaaaattttcccttaaacaataaaaaaattgacaTATGTTATGAAAATgcataaaacaaataaaaattgcatGGTatagtatttatataatgaatgcatatattaacaGTATGTAGTCAGCATgcataacaaaaaaatataaaatgtgtatgataatatatattatgcatattaagatatttaaaaaattgtaaaatattacaatACAGTCCGCACACAAAATGTATTAAGAATATatgctttatttattttgctttcattttttttcttttttttttttaccataattatatttatagtaaagttaataaaaatgaagaaaatataaatttgtagttttcattctatttttaaaatatgtatatacatgtatAGTTTTACATGTTCAAATGATGCGTGTatgttataatttaaaaatatatgcacaaaTTAGTAAAATCATATTTAATGTGTTTGTTTAATTCTTATGCTTTATCTCATTTGTTTGATTTTATCGCtttaaaatacatttttgatTTCATATTGTAAGATAAATGTAGAGTGCAATGTGTGTGTgttctttataattttaatgttctttaaaattattgcCGTTCatgtaaaattaataaattaacaagctaataaattaagaaaataaactaaaatttaaatatgtataaataaattattatatatatacatatatttgtaaatgTACGTACACAAAAAGTAGTATGTTCATAAAAgtgcatattatatatactctataatatatgcataattgatatgtcattattttttttatatatttttgttaaagaaaaatatttgccTTATATATGTGAGTATgcacatataaatatgttcgtctaatatttatactttcccatgaaaattaattttaatagcTATGATTCAATATAGCGATATAAATGTTTATGCAtactattatatgtatatacatgttTTAAGCAactgttttaaaaaaaaataaaatacatttgCATGTCTTCTGCTTTTAAAATACCCCAATATATGGGTTATATGCATactgatataaaaaatttgtattcCCCCGTTGTTTatgctttatttatttattgtacATGTATGGgcgtatttttttttaacagattagaaaaaatttgttatgataatattagTATTGTAATATTGAAGAGAATATTTAGTGTCTATTTGTCTGAGTACGATAattgcatatattaatatatttgtgcatataattttttttttgatatttttgtacatttttattctatACTAATTTATTCTGTACATTGATATATCATGCATTATTAAAGTTGC is a window of Plasmodium vinckei vinckei genome assembly, chromosome: PVVCY_14 DNA encoding:
- a CDS encoding rac-beta serine/threonine protein kinase, putative, encoding MNRLKIFKYFSDKYKQKNIPASDGSDEILIQKKNLKSYFNFIISKARKKNKKDNIEVSKGYNKINSPESTKDTPFQSEKGLKKSSSIWNKFTVNKDSNKDSTNINADKTVNKINKLPSGIFKEPQKGRKSFSLIKKNSHGDRTKLHKIGNEDHKKKGIIKAHLLKRKKKRNMEIIMPTPKHTSHIHNKTSEKNVIPSSNKEINSSKNKLNKNLQKNASTKHTCKMQIKKDKPINVDKDTFSRNKLIYNKSISNKDKNIHIKKNKKIVEKKRVLNNIQSKTSAPKQKRISQIDPQDDMLMQCRNDFIQNLKNDMCNKDNLKNYNLNMNSNNIHVQPLNCDNLYIHDMHEKSKKKRSSKFIPLSNKKKRRLKPDCFNFLKVIGKGSYGKVLLVKHLRTNKLYAMKILRKENIISQNQLEHTKVEKSILKSVSHPFIVKMYYTFQTSKKLYFILEYCPGGELFFHLSKLNKFTEEIARFYVSEIIIALQYLHKLSIIYRDLKPENVLLDKYGHIRLTDFGLSKECISDNNSAKSLCGTPEYLSPEIIQQTGHGKSADWWSLGVMLYEMVNGKLPFNGKSRDVLFENIKYKKIKISNKLSPEIGDLLKKLLQKNPRKRLGSGITDAEEIKKHPFFKNINWGDVSSKKISPPFKPVLFNITDLRYFDDEFLCMSLRHSDKFDSHSFDFHPQNALFRDFSYNYNDN
- a CDS encoding FK506-binding protein (FKBP)-type peptidyl-prolyl isomerase, putative, yielding MENQENLEQIHLTDDGGVIKTILRKGDEGEENIPKKGNEVTVHYVGKLESDGSIFDSSRQRDVPFKFHLGNGEVIKGWDICVASMKKNEKCSVRLDSKYGYGKEGCGETIPGNSVLIFEIELLSFKEAKKNIYDYTDEEKIQAAFELKDEGNEFFKKNEINEAIAKYKEALDYFMHTDEWEDELLEKKQNIQIICNLNLSTCYNKNKDYPNAIEHASKVLKLDKNNVKGLYKLGVANMNFGFLEEAKLNLYKAASLNPKNLDIRNSYELCIAKLKEARKKDQITFGGMFDKANLYEEKKTNPI
- a CDS encoding GPI mannosyltransferase 2, putative; its protein translation is MHEQTINSVKGKKTNLKNERNVIKDILLITVVGIIVRIFCIVYTIICSRLINNYKFNLDLLCYGNEGSLWEYIKYFSYWDGEYFLKLSLNETEYKYEHNHAFFPALPILLRIIKKLLKQIFTNITNSCSTYVFLAIVTNLFFFTIATIGIYLFPLIYFQNVERKEGEQDGNIKKVEEKPDDNSLHGTLNKDNCYYLYHIDSWEECKRFSFFLSLLYIFSVGNIHTISFYNESIFSCFSIWGFNFLKLSINNYKFNFIFEILAVMFFFIASCFRSNGILFLIPLFFYNLYLCKFVRHCVKPWIVNVEDCHNNKELVCDENKIFSYFFSQRRIISFLIFWLKALCEALIIIFPLLIFQFYSYHLYCIKHDDLWINKNKKFYFFLINFFKNPISYFNIGSYNNIQKINRPWCEKVIPFSYSYIQKNYWNVKFLKFLFDPDFKIFYSAPIYFISYHSIIQFFKNNKFYLLKISVLYNPFFMTIAHLFFLTTYIFLFAHNEIILRLILGCPVFYLHYAYLLKYSNKWNFLLFINLLYFFVGPPLFGTFIAWT